The window GTTTTCTTCCACACGCTTCATGAACAGGTCGGGTGTCCAGAGGGCGTAAAACAGGTCGCGGGCACGCAGCTCTTCCTTACCGTGGTTTTTGCGCAGCTCCAGCCAGTCGAAAATATCAGCATGCCAGGGCTCCAGGTATACGGCAAAAGCACCTTTGCGCTTGCCGCCGCCCTGGTCTACATAGCGGGCAGTGTCGTTAAACACGCGCAGCATCGGGATCAAGCCGTTAGAGGTACCGTTGGTGCCTTTAATGTAAGAGCCGGTGGCGCGTACATTGTGAATAGAAAGGCCAATACCACCGGCGCTCTGAGAGATCAGCGCACATTGCTTCAGCGTATCGTAAATGCCGTCGATAGAGTCATCCTTCATGGTAAGGAGGAAGCAGGAAGACATTTGCGGCTTAGGCGTACCTGCATTGAAGAGGGTAGGAGTGGCATGTGTAAACCACTTTTCGCTCAGCAGGTTGTAGGTCTCAATCACAGAAGGAATATCATCCATATGAATGCCCACGGCCACGCGCATCAGCATGTGCTGAGGGCGCTCTACGATCTTGCCGTCGCACTTCATCAGGTAAGAGCGCTCCAGCGTTTTAAAGCCGAAGTAGTCGTAAGTAAAGTCTCGCTCGTATTTAACTGCATCATCCAGCGTCTTGGCGTGCTCCTTCACCACTTTCCAGGCCTCTTTGCTGATCAGCGAAGCATTTTCGTTGGTTTTAGGATCTACATAGGTGTAGAGACGCTTCATGGTATTGCTAAAGCTGCTGCTGGTAACCTTGTGCAGGTTGCTTACCGCAATACGAGCCGCCAGAATAGCGTAGTCGGGGTGGCGGGTAGCCATAGAAGCCGATGTTTCGGCTGCCAGGTTATCCAGCTCCTGCGTGGTAACGCCATCGTACAAACCGTTGATCACCTTTTTGGCCACCTCTACCGGGCTTACAAAATTGGCATCCAGGCCACCGCAAAGCTTTTCAATGCGGGCTGTGATTTTGTCGAAGCGTACAGATTCGCGTCTTCCGTCTCTCTTTATTACGAACATAAAAGTTTTGGTTGAAAGAGCCGGGGCTTTGGCAGACCTCGGCCGTATTACTCTCTATTTTCTATCAGGTTACGGGGCTACTCCGGCATATGCCCCGGAGGGGTTACCTCCGGGACGCCGGCTAATTGTGCACTCTTAGGTTGAGGAGAGAGGGCACTAAAAATCTTCGTCCAGCGTAAATCTTGGTTTTTCTTTTTCCTGGTTCATTACCCCGGCTTTCTGGTAATCGCCCACGCGCTTCTCAAAGAAGTTGGTTTTACCCTGCAGGGAGATCATTTCCATAAAGTCGAAGGGGTTGGTTGCACCATATACCTTATCGACACCTAGTTCCATCAGCAGCCGGTCGGCTACAAATTCGATGTACTGACACATCAGGCGGGCATTCATGCCGATAAGGTCTACGGGCAGCGCGTCGGTTACAAACTCTTTTTCTATTTCCACCGCATCAGTGATGATCTTCTTCACCGTATCGGGCGAAAGTTTCTTCTCAAGATGCTGTGTATATAATAAACAGGCAAAATCACAGTGCAAACCTTCGTCGCGGCTAATCAGCTCGTTAGAGAAGGTAAGGCCTGGCATCAGGCCACGTTTTTTCATCCAGAAAATAGAGCAGAAGGATCCGGAGAAGAAAATGCCTTCTACGGCAGCAAAGGCCACCAGGCGCTCTGCAAAATTTCCTTCGTTGATCCAGCGCAGTGCC of the Flammeovirgaceae bacterium 311 genome contains:
- a CDS encoding ribonucleoside-diphosphate reductase (COG0208 Ribonucleotide reductase, beta subunit) — translated: MSRLSAAEAEEPILRENKDRFVLFPIQHNDIWQFYKKAEASIWTAEEIDLSQDQKDWENLNDGERHFIKHVLAFFAASDGIVNENLAENFVSEVQYTEAKFFYGFQIMMENIHSETYSLLIDTYVKDQGEKDYLFNAIDTMPCVGKKAQWALRWINEGNFAERLVAFAAVEGIFFSGSFCSIFWMKKRGLMPGLTFSNELISRDEGLHCDFACLLYTQHLEKKLSPDTVKKIITDAVEIEKEFVTDALPVDLIGMNARLMCQYIEFVADRLLMELGVDKVYGATNPFDFMEMISLQGKTNFFEKRVGDYQKAGVMNQEKEKPRFTLDEDF